The Microplitis mediator isolate UGA2020A chromosome 4, iyMicMedi2.1, whole genome shotgun sequence nucleotide sequence ACGTCAGCCATCCATAGATTTTTAGAAAGGGACAATGAgttaaatagattttttttataatttatctttattattcattgaatataaattatttttacttgaatttcAATGTCGCAATTCTAAGAAATgtattactatttaaataaaaccttaTTGTTATGGTAAATTATCGTAAGACGGAAAATAAtactaatgataaaaaataaatattaaacgtcagctaatttcagtatcatagtaatttatgaatgtgaatgtagcagacatcagacaaatttaacattacaaatgaatagagtaaataattcgaaaaattatatttataaaaaatgctcttattaatttttaaatttttttaatgcgcatttttaagaaaaatttgttctatcaataaataattatttactctatttattaatcatttcaaatttgtctgatgtctgctacattcacactcataatttaTATCATCTCATATTAATAaagatgagtgtgaatgtagcagacatgagacaatttataaatttgaaatcgataaataaataaattaattaaaataatgaaattaaaaaaaatgcgtgGACTGATTTATCGATTATCTAAGtatccattttttaatttttattctgctgacattttatttgtttgtttaaaaattaaaaaaattgacaattgtcagccacattcacactcatttaataaagtaatttcCAGCTGCTTTCACTTTCATATTTAAATCTGGACAACTCGTAACTGGCTTaggactaaaaaatttaattttcaatcattttattaaataacattgtcttgaattaattaaaattatatttttattgagctGTAGATTGAATGAGCTTCGGGGactcaaattattattttgaatatttttctgagaactaaaaataaaatgagtgtgaatgtagcaggcatcagacaaatttaaaattatgaataaatagagcaaataattaataaaataaaaatttttaaaaatgcgcatgcaaaaaattttgcaattaattagtgcattttttattaactatttactctatttatttataattttaaatttatctgatgtctgctacattcacactcataaaaataaaaatttaattgaaaagttAATCTACTAAAATTTTACGTTAACTTTCTAATGGAGAAATAAATCATGAACATTTGCTCGAAGTAAACGAAgcatcggaaaaaaatatcgccggcatttaaaatttgaatttaaagttATAACTAGCGCGGCGGTGATAAATACTTACAGTGAGATTCAGACTTCTGCGCCTCTATGAGTCGCGTGCGCAACCAGACACCGACCAATGGCAGCGTCTTATTCGCAATTCAACGTTCAGATTTaaagaaatagtaaaaagtgCAATGGCTGCGACTCGAATGAACATTTTTAGTGTACAAGTACATTAattatcagttttttttattatcatcgaaagtgataatttttaatttatgttttaataaattttttgagttactGAGTTTGAGTTGCCATAATGATTTTTGTATTAAGTTTGTAAAATTATGAGTCGACATTTATGAGTGAAGTTTTGTGGGTCTAAGCCTTTTTTTGtgtgaatttaataaatagtttGTAGTTGTtgattaaacaattttttaacttttatgaACAAGttgtaaatgaaatataatttatatgatattCTTATGATAtgcaggaaaaaatttttttaaagttttagatgtggaattttcaaaatttttttctgtcgatgttttatttctttacttgaaagaaataaatttttaaatgtctgctactttcagtATCGTAATAAACTGGTGATTtcgaattaaaagaaaaattaagtgttttgttgttttcattaaaatcagtgtaaagGAGTGAAATAATCAGTGAAGTGAGAAGTGAtaagtggatttttttttgagttcgcACATTGTCATGATGGAAGTTCTCTGTGAgctgaaaattacaaaatatagtTAACGAGGTACATTGCAttgatctttaaaaaaaaatctatttgctgaatttttttttcaattaaaagatatttattgattggaattatttttttttacaaaaattaacagAGCGTTTTGAGGTATAAAAATTCTTTAGTATGCTGAGatacttttatatatgtaaaattctttaaaatattgtatcaTGAATTGAGTTCGTTCTCTACGTCGGTTTTATGacgatttatatatatacatacgtatttatatatacaatatatatatatatatatatatatatatatatatataaatatatatgtattagggtgcgtcatttcggagcaaaatttttttttttgagtgcatgtggaaaaaatcatagttcaacacaaaaaaaaaaaatttcgcgcaagaaaaaaaattctatgtcgattacacaCCTAGCTCATtaagaaattcgatttttccGTTTAAATGacacgggaaaaaatttttttttagctttaagtattgtcaactcattaaacaaatcaatagatcgactagaataatacatatttttgtaggaaattggacgctctacaaaaaaggtctcttatcattttttgataaatccatatgttcaaaagttattggagctcaaAGTAGAATTAAGATCTTTATACTTTTCTGGCTAatctatcagacttatcacaaaatagtgcagaatcttttttgttgacaattttattctctactaattattatcagtaaaattttttcaaatttcgcatcgttttctagttatttccattttgatgtcgagctcttgaaatcgatcagtaccacttttttaagagcttgaaattgaaatgaaaataaatagaaaataatgtggaatttaaaaaaactttactgataataaattttagagaatagaattgtcaacaaaaaagatcctacactattttgtgataagtctgatagtttcgtcGGAAAAGTGAAGAGATCTCCAAttttacttcgagctccaataacttttgaacagatggatttatcgaaaaatgataagaaaccttttttgtagagcgttcaatttcctacaaatatatgttttagTTTTgtcgatctattgatttgctTAACGAGTTaacaatacttaaagctaaaaaaaaatttttcccgtgttatttagatgggaaaatcgaattttttaatgagctaattttttttttgttttaaactatgattttttccacatgcacttaaaaCAAAAATGTTGCTTCGAAATGACGCaccctaatacatatatatttatatatacatatgtatatgtatatgtatatgtatataaatatagatatattccTGTACTTTTACTCaaatttcaatgaatttaaatttgcgATGGTTGTATTACGGTTTTATCTTTCGTACGAATTATTTCtgaaagatttaaaattctaaaaaatgtTACAGCTCATGTACtatgtcttttatttaaaaaaatgaagaacaAAGATGTCGTTAAAAGTTGATAAGAATattcttatcaatttttgtcgaattatttctttattctACATATTTCAGTAAGTCTGATAAAGTAGCATTCATAGTTCGAGCATGATCTCTGTCAataagaatattatatttggCTGTGATATACTTAAATGCTATAAATCCACCGTAGCCGGGtttacttttgtaaaatattccTAATCCACCTAGAGCGATTGGTGGGTCAGTAACAAGTTCGCGCGAATCTAAAAATGGTACAATTGCAACATTTTCATCTTTTGAAGAATATACTGATACTGAGAATTCAACGTAATTAGATCCTGGAGTACTTAATTCTTGCAACTGTTCAGTTAACTCAGCTGGATTTTTGGagtattttatatcaatattaGTTCTGTATTATAAAACAATATGCGTTAGAATAATAGTATAGTGGATAAAacatactatttttaattttaaaataataataaattacctaGGTTTTCGTTTTCGTCTTCGTGATTTAAGAAGATTTGAATGATACCATTGATTGTGAATTGAtgggaaagttttttttctatcattaTACATAGCTGATCCTCTTACTGCTAATGATATGCGCTTTTCATGTGTCACCATGAATTTGACTCCTGTTGATGTACACAGGCAGATTAATAAATGgtttattaattcataaaaGAATTGATCAACATAGCTAGTCATAACCCATAAAACTTTTATGTCGAATTTAGACTCGTATATTAATATACGAAAAGTTgatactttttataatatatacaatacCTGTTACCAAGTGCTCATCAGGCAATTCTATGTCATCTAATTCAAACGCTCGTATATTATAACTGAGCTTAATTGTATCAGGACCCACTTCAGGATGATGTCCATCATCATCTATCCATTTAACGGTTTGGGCGTCTATTGTACCATTGACTAATTTACCTTCTCGAATTTGTATCAttacgatattatttttaacaataaatcgtATTCCGGTGACAactctatgaaaaaaaaatatttttggattgGCCATTTCAAATAATCAATTTGAATGTTTTATTACCGACTATCAGAACTATCAGTGTAATGTTCTCTTAAACTTATTGTTCGTATACTAGTATCTTGGTCGACTTGTTTATCGCAAGCACATAATTGTCCTAATCTTGAATTATCTCCATCAGTACATGCTGATTCCCAATCTGTATTTTTGGCTTTcgtaaaattgttatttgaaaaatgttgACAACTGCTATCTTTGGTATAATCACTATCAAAAATCTGAAATATgttcgtattttttaaatttaaatattgtcgGGCAGCTTCGTTGGCTATAATCTCAATTATCTCActgaaataaattgtttttgttcGAGGAAAATAGTTGTTattcaagaaaactttttgGATCAATTAGAAATCAAAATTCTcttttactaaataaaaattatctttatattttagtcttaattataattttttttcatgccaACATTTGTTTTATACTGTAATTAATAGATCGTTACTTATATCTGAAGAGTTTTGTTTCttaaaataagagaatttttttaaatcacgaTGTAACGTATTTATagcattatttaattttttttcttgtttgaaaaaaatctaatttttcgaaatcagTAACACTATTTAAACGCGAGATCACCCGTATGCGCTAGGTAACAAGAACCGGTGCTTTAACCAATTACAAAGTTTCTTGAAAAAAGCGATAAAATACAGTGGAAGGggaagtcaccggtgctaggctGCAACGAGTGTTTTGAGGCTCATCACGAGATTGTACCCGATTGCGAGGAGTGTCCCTGGTTAGAAAATTGTTTCAAAACtgtaatatttcaaaattaagcaGTATCTAAAAACTAAGCATATCTAAAAACTAAGTCGAAATTTCTGAAGTTAACAGGcaaccaataatttttaaatatttttttcaacaatttaatttaatttaaaaaaaaaaaaaaaaaaaaaaaaaaaaactaaaaatatacacatgtagaaaattaaaagaactataggtgcaatcttttgaaacttgattttttttaaatgtattggTTTTAACAaaagctaaaaattt carries:
- the LOC130667218 gene encoding uncharacterized protein LOC130667218, yielding MIFMALELQQQRPGNTDDRRPAQRQKLEEYQKAVVRITASASSYLQKIDNTTYKKSQDCDPDEWAEGVNYIRLKNHVSYHEPSTKWYWDQDAEYLIDMKPEKECDGTQVFWNPSALSNGVIYSLNCPLIFDSDYTKDSSCQHFSNNNFTKAKNTDWESACTDGDNSRLGQLCACDKQVDQDTSIRTISLREHYTDSSDSRVVTGIRFIVKNNIVMIQIREGKLVNGTIDAQTVKWIDDDGHHPEVGPDTIKLSYNIRAFELDDIELPDEHLVTGVKFMVTHEKRISLAVRGSAMYNDRKKTFPSIHNQWYHSNLLKSRRRKRKPRTNIDIKYSKNPAELTEQLQELSTPGSNYVEFSVSVYSSKDENVAIVPFLDSRELVTDPPIALGGLGIFYKSKPGYGGFIAFKYITAKYNILIDRDHARTMNATLSDLLKYVE